In Daucus carota subsp. sativus chromosome 4, DH1 v3.0, whole genome shotgun sequence, one DNA window encodes the following:
- the LOC108218803 gene encoding pentatricopeptide repeat-containing protein At5g12100, mitochondrial yields MFTPSSHPVKLTFLNLLLSVCAECKLANDALECYVLVRKDGVFPALWAFNLVLECLVGACKYDKVLQVFDQVVELGVEVDGFSFGKAVQAAVKGGDLKRGLDLLEVMKRDGMVVGGFVYNVLIGGLCKERRVRDARKLFDEMTERGVVANKVAYNTLIDGYCKEGDLEEAFRVREMMKRSNVEASIVTFNVMLNGLCRAQRVGDAEKMLREMEEYGFAPDGYTYSILFDGHLRSGNANASLDLFEETVRRGIKINDFTCSVLLNTLCKSGKMDKAEEILKKLMESGLVPTEVIFNTMVNGYCQAEDMAKAISTIEQMESTRLKPSGITFNSMINKFCDLSNMVEAEEWVKRMIQKGIPPNLQTYNILIGGYGRKCQFDRCFQILEEMETSGLKPNVLTYGSLINCLCKDGRHLEAELMCEDMVNRGVLPNAQIYNILIDGYCTVGKLNEAFRCLNEMSEKKVVPNVVTYNTLINGLCGKGKVVEAEELASQIPSKGLYPDAFTYNSLIAAYAKVGNHIKGLELYEKMKASGIRPTLVTYHQLITGFTKDGPAMAEELFQELLDNNLTPDRFIYNKLIRCYAEHIDFQRASAMYSQMIDRGIPPDCYTYNSLILCRLKEEKVKEARELFDDMRNKELVPNPDTYNTLVRGHCRVKDFSGAYHWYREMFEKGIFPGVRLCDELISGLRDEGRLKEVDIICSQMSVKGLLDSSTAEDLSAVANYNVSEQ; encoded by the coding sequence ATGTTCACACCCTCCTCACATCCTGTTAAACTCACTTTCTTGAATCTCCTCTTGTCCGTTTGTGCTGAATGTAAATTAGCTAATGATGCATTGGAGTGCTATGTTTTAGTGAGGAAAGATGGTGTGTTTCCTGCTCTCTGGGCTTTTAATCTTGTGCTGGAGTGTTTGGTAGGTGCGTGTAAGTATGATAAGGTTCTTCAAGTGTTTGATCAAGTGGTTGAGCTGGGTGTTGAGGTTGATGGGTTTAGTTTTGGTAAAGCTGTGCAAGCTGCGGTGAAGGGGGGTGATTTGAAGAGGGGTTTGGATTTGTTGGAGGTTATGAAGAGGGATGGGATGGTTGTAGGTGGGTTTGTTTATAATGTTTTGATTGGGGGGTTGTGTAAGGAGAGGCGGGTTAGGGATGCGAGGAAGTTGTTTGATGAAATGACGGAGAGAGGGGTTGTGGCAAATAAGGTTGCGTATAATACGTTGATTGATGGGTATTGTAAGGAGGGGGATTTGGAGGAGGCGTTTAGAGTGAGAGAGATGATGAAGAGGAGTAATGTGGAGGCGAGTATTGTGACGTTTAATGTGATGCTTAATGGACTGTGTCGGGCTCAGAGGGTGGGGGATGCGGAGAAGATGTTGAGGGAGATGGAGGAGTATGGGTTCGCTCCGGATGGGTATACTTATAGTATACTATTTGATGGGCATTTGAGAAGCGGTAATGCAAATGCATCGCTGGATTTGTTTGAAGAGACTGTTAGGAGAGGGATTAAGATTAATGACTTTACTTGTAGCGTTTTGTTGAATACGTTGTGTAAGAGTGGAAAAATGGATAAGGCGGAGGAGATTTTAAAGAAGCTGATGGAGAGTGGACTTGTTCCTACTGAGGTGATATTTAATACAATGGTGAATGGATACTGTCAGGCGGAGGATATGGCAAAAGCAATCTCTACTATTGAACAAATGGAAAGTACTCGCTTGAAGCCGAGTGGCATCACTTTCAATTCGATGATCAACAAGTTCTGTGATTTGAGCAATATGGTCGAGGCAGAGGAATGGGTGAAGAGAATGATTCAGAAGGGTATTCCTCCGAATCTGCAGACCTATAATATCCTCATAGGTGGCTATGGACGAAAATGCCAATTTGATAGGTGTTTCCAAATTCTTGAAGAAATGGAAACTAGTGGGTTGAAGCCTAATGTTCTGACCTACGGGTCACTGATAAATTGTTTGTGCAAGGATGGTAGGCATCTTGAAGCTGAGTTGATGTGCGAGGATATGGTGAATAGAGGTGTTCTTCCAAATGCACAGATATATAACATACTTATAGATGGTTATTGCACAGTTGGAAAGCTGAATGAAGCTTTTCGCTGCCTCAATGAGATGTCAGAAAAAAAAGTTGTTCCCAATGTCGTAACATATAATACACTTATAAATGGGCTTTGTGGAAAGGGTAAGGTAGTGGAAGCAGAAGAATTGGCAAGTCAGATTCCAAGTAAAGGTTTATATCCTGATGCGTTCACGTATAATTCCCTAATAGCAGCTTATGCCAAGGTTGGCAACCATATTAAGGGTTTAGAATTGTATGAGAAGATGAAAGCTTCTGGCATCAGACCGACCTTGGTTACATACCATCAGCTAATCACTGGATTTACAAAAGATGGTCCAGCAATGGCTGAGGAATTGTTTCAAGAATTATTGGATAATAATTTGACTCCTGATAGATTCATATACAATAAACTCATTCGTTGCTACGCAGAGCATATAGATTTTCAAAGAGCAAGTGCTATGTACAGTCAGATGATAGATCGGGGAATTCCTCCCGACTGCTATACTTACAATAGCTTAATTTTGTGTAGGTTGAAGGAAGAAAAGGTGAAAGAAGCCAGAGaactttttgatgatatgagAAACAAAGAGTTAGTTCCAAATCCGGACACTTATAACACACTTGTTAGGGGACATTGCAGAGTCAAGGATTTTAGCGGTGCATATCATTGGTACAGAGAAATGTTCGAAAAGGGTATTTTCCCAGGTGTTCGCCTTTGTGATGAGCTTATCTCTGGCCTAAGAGATGAAGGTAGATTAAAAGAGGTCGATATTATCTGCTCTCAAATGAGTGTTAAAGGGTTGCTTGATAGTAGCACAGCTGAGGATCTTTCTGCAGTTGCCAACTATAATGTCTCAGAGCAATAG